A genomic region of Roseateles amylovorans contains the following coding sequences:
- a CDS encoding DUF1631 domain-containing protein — translation MHQAPTLQSLVDETLAHVPTLAHAVFNGIQDELKSRLEHHALLAGWSKRRAQFGPDLEGSLNLLLRVSRDGGDPLHRDRRAGSPDMLSLVDESQALKDVAIASVISAIEEQSRAELHQLGNFFAALRGIARPLKNDNPLRAAIFAHALARALEGADLDAEGRYAVMRIAAHPLARNLQPIFSLLCRELREAQLSGMLESHGSALKESDLRMRQFKAASHAQNTTLDEVALKLDAVTRPAGLGEPLGSPRLGPGVGGSGDLLSRLYDQILADDRLQPQLKVLMGRLQVAIVRLSRNDVTLLRRQDHPTWQLLNRIAAHGAGFRTGDDAGLRDFLHFLDRVIQPLLTSEHPAASQFQQALTEVDLHIRAQAEQRGQGSAGALERMDREQQRQEWKRLLREQLQHQLDDAHAGKLMRRFLLGPWVEVIAQAMVQSGRDSPEAMGYIDLVDGLLHSVQVHIDEPARQGLRMRLPALVTMLERGMDSIALPPMQRQAFMDELMRQHGRVLRGLPALEEGAAMPGALRRAPLTPEEVLAQLLAERESQLPSRWAHEQVDRGQLPTVPVGLFSEDRSPDAHVAMQDWIAGVQIGGWFHLFVQSEWLTAQVAWISDSRQLFLFVGQVHEERHSLTRGALEQLVSNGLMAALEPEPLLQRAIGTLMQDLEQER, via the coding sequence ATGCATCAAGCGCCTACGCTTCAATCCCTGGTCGACGAGACCCTGGCCCATGTGCCCACCCTGGCCCATGCGGTGTTCAACGGCATCCAGGACGAGCTCAAGAGCCGTCTGGAACACCATGCCTTGCTGGCCGGCTGGTCGAAGCGGCGAGCCCAGTTCGGTCCCGACCTCGAAGGCTCCCTGAACCTGCTGCTGCGTGTCTCGCGCGACGGCGGCGATCCGCTGCATCGCGACCGCCGTGCCGGCAGCCCCGACATGCTGAGTCTGGTCGACGAGAGTCAGGCGCTCAAGGATGTGGCCATCGCCAGCGTGATCTCGGCCATTGAAGAGCAAAGCCGGGCGGAGTTGCATCAGCTCGGCAACTTCTTTGCCGCCCTTCGCGGCATCGCCCGTCCGCTGAAGAACGACAACCCGTTGCGCGCAGCGATCTTTGCCCATGCCCTGGCCCGTGCCTTGGAAGGCGCGGATCTGGACGCCGAGGGCCGCTACGCGGTGATGCGCATCGCCGCCCATCCGCTGGCGCGCAACCTGCAACCGATCTTCTCGCTGCTGTGCCGGGAACTGCGCGAGGCCCAGCTCAGCGGCATGCTGGAGAGCCACGGTTCGGCGCTGAAGGAGTCCGACCTGCGGATGCGGCAGTTCAAGGCCGCCAGCCATGCCCAGAACACCACGCTGGATGAGGTCGCGCTCAAGCTCGACGCCGTCACCCGCCCGGCCGGGCTGGGCGAGCCCCTGGGCAGCCCGCGGCTGGGACCGGGCGTCGGTGGCAGCGGCGACCTGCTTTCCCGCCTGTACGACCAGATCCTGGCCGACGATCGACTCCAACCACAGCTCAAGGTGCTGATGGGCCGGCTGCAGGTGGCGATCGTCCGGCTGTCCCGCAACGACGTCACCCTGCTGCGTCGCCAGGACCATCCGACCTGGCAACTGCTGAACCGCATCGCTGCCCATGGCGCCGGCTTCCGCACCGGCGACGACGCCGGCCTGCGCGATTTCCTCCACTTCCTGGACCGCGTCATCCAGCCGCTGCTCACCAGCGAACACCCGGCAGCCAGCCAGTTCCAGCAAGCACTGACCGAGGTCGACCTGCACATCCGTGCCCAGGCCGAGCAGCGCGGCCAGGGCAGCGCGGGCGCCCTGGAGCGGATGGATCGCGAACAGCAGCGTCAGGAATGGAAGCGGCTGCTGCGCGAGCAGTTGCAGCACCAATTGGACGATGCCCATGCCGGCAAGCTGATGCGGCGTTTCCTGCTGGGTCCGTGGGTGGAGGTCATCGCCCAGGCGATGGTCCAGTCCGGCCGCGATTCACCCGAGGCCATGGGCTACATCGACCTGGTCGACGGGCTGCTGCACAGCGTCCAGGTCCATATCGACGAACCGGCGCGACAAGGGCTGCGCATGCGGCTGCCCGCGCTGGTCACCATGCTGGAACGCGGCATGGACAGCATCGCCCTGCCGCCGATGCAGCGGCAGGCCTTCATGGACGAGCTGATGCGCCAGCACGGCCGTGTCCTGCGCGGCCTGCCGGCGCTGGAAGAAGGCGCGGCGATGCCTGGCGCCCTGCGTCGCGCGCCGCTCACGCCAGAGGAAGTGCTGGCGCAATTGCTGGCCGAGCGCGAATCCCAGTTGCCGTCGCGCTGGGCGCATGAACAGGTGGACCGCGGCCAGTTGCCGACCGTGCCGGTCGGGCTGTTCAGCGAAGACCGGTCGCCGGATGCACACGTGGCGATGCAGGACTGGATTGCCGGGGTGCAGATCGGCGGCTGGTTCCATCTGTTCGTGCAAAGCGAGTGGCTCACCGCCCAGGTGGCCTGGATCAGCGACAGCCGACAGTTGTTCCTGTTTGTTGGCCAGGTGCACGAGGAGCGTCATTCGCTCACCCGTGGCGCGCTGGAGCAACTGGTGTCCAACGGCCTGATGGCCGCGCTGGAGCCCGAACCGCTGCTGCAGCGCGCCATCGGCACACTCATGCAGGATCTCGAACAGGAACGCTGA
- the groL gene encoding chaperonin GroEL (60 kDa chaperone family; promotes refolding of misfolded polypeptides especially under stressful conditions; forms two stacked rings of heptamers to form a barrel-shaped 14mer; ends can be capped by GroES; misfolded proteins enter the barrel where they are refolded when GroES binds), translated as MAAKDVVFGGEARARMVEGVNILANAVKVTLGPKGRNVVLERSFGAPTVTKDGVSVAKEIELKDKLQNMGAQMVKEVASKTSDNAGDGTTTATVLAQAIVREGMKYVAAGMNPMDLKRGIDKAVSALVVQLKNASRATTTSKEIAQVGTISANSDADVGEIIAKAMDKVGKEGVITVEDGKSLDNELDIVEGMQFDRGYLSPYFINNPEKQSAILDNPFVLLYDKKVSNIRDLLPTLEAVAKAGRPLLIIAEEVDGEALATLVVNTIRGILKVVAVKAPGFGDRRKAMLEDIAILTGGKVIAEEVGLSLEKVTLADLGQAKRVEVGKENTTIIDGNGAAGDIEARVKQIRVQIEEATSDYDREKLQERVAKLAGGVAVIKVGAATEVEMKEKKARVEDALHATRAAVEEGIVAGGGVALLRARQAAGEIKGDNADQDAGIKLILKAIEAPLREIVYNAGEESSVVVNTVLAGKGNHGYNAANGTYGDMIEMGILDPTKVTRTALQNAASVASLMLTTECMVAESPKDESAGPAMPGGMGGMGMDM; from the coding sequence ATGGCAGCAAAAGACGTTGTCTTCGGCGGCGAAGCGCGTGCTCGCATGGTCGAAGGCGTGAACATCCTGGCCAACGCGGTCAAGGTCACGCTGGGCCCCAAGGGCCGTAATGTGGTGCTCGAGCGCTCGTTCGGCGCCCCCACCGTCACCAAGGACGGTGTCTCGGTCGCCAAGGAGATCGAGCTCAAGGACAAGCTGCAGAACATGGGCGCCCAGATGGTCAAGGAAGTCGCTTCCAAGACCTCGGACAACGCGGGTGACGGCACCACCACCGCCACCGTGCTGGCCCAGGCCATCGTGCGCGAAGGCATGAAGTACGTGGCCGCCGGCATGAACCCGATGGACCTGAAGCGCGGCATCGACAAGGCCGTCTCGGCCCTGGTCGTGCAGCTGAAGAACGCCTCGCGCGCCACCACCACGTCCAAGGAAATCGCCCAGGTCGGCACCATCTCCGCCAACAGCGACGCTGATGTCGGCGAGATCATCGCCAAGGCGATGGACAAGGTCGGCAAGGAAGGCGTGATCACCGTCGAAGACGGCAAGAGCCTGGACAACGAGCTCGACATCGTCGAAGGCATGCAGTTCGACCGCGGCTACCTGTCGCCGTACTTCATCAACAACCCGGAAAAGCAGTCGGCGATCCTGGACAACCCGTTTGTCCTGCTCTACGACAAGAAGGTCAGCAACATCCGTGACCTGCTGCCGACGCTGGAAGCCGTGGCCAAGGCCGGCCGTCCGCTGCTGATCATCGCCGAGGAAGTCGACGGCGAAGCGCTGGCGACCCTGGTGGTCAACACCATCCGCGGCATCCTGAAGGTGGTGGCTGTGAAGGCGCCTGGTTTCGGCGACCGTCGCAAGGCCATGCTGGAAGACATCGCCATCCTGACCGGCGGCAAGGTGATCGCCGAGGAAGTGGGCCTGTCGCTCGAGAAGGTCACGCTGGCTGACCTGGGTCAAGCCAAGCGCGTCGAAGTGGGCAAGGAAAACACCACCATCATCGACGGCAACGGCGCTGCCGGCGACATCGAAGCCCGCGTGAAGCAGATCCGCGTGCAGATCGAGGAAGCCACCAGCGACTACGACCGCGAGAAGCTGCAAGAGCGCGTGGCCAAGCTGGCCGGCGGTGTGGCCGTCATCAAGGTCGGTGCTGCCACCGAAGTCGAGATGAAGGAAAAGAAGGCCCGCGTGGAAGACGCGCTGCACGCGACCCGTGCTGCCGTTGAAGAAGGCATCGTCGCCGGTGGCGGCGTGGCCCTGCTGCGTGCCCGTCAAGCGGCTGGCGAGATCAAGGGCGACAACGCCGACCAGGACGCCGGCATCAAGCTGATCCTGAAGGCCATCGAAGCCCCGCTGCGCGAGATCGTCTACAACGCCGGCGAAGAAAGCTCGGTCGTCGTCAACACCGTGCTGGCCGGCAAGGGCAACCACGGCTACAACGCGGCCAACGGCACCTACGGCGACATGATCGAGATGGGCATCCTGGATCCGACCAAGGTGACCCGTACCGCGCTGCAGAACGCCGCGTCGGTGGCTTCGCTGATGCTGACGACCGAGTGCATGGTCGCCGAATCGCCGAAGGACGAGTCCGCCGGTCCGGCCATGCCGGGCGGCATGGGCGGCATGGGCATGGACATGTAA
- the groES gene encoding co-chaperone GroES, giving the protein MKLRPLHDRVIVKRLENETKTASGIVIPDNAAEKPDQGEVLAVGPGKRNDKGEFIALNVAVGDRVLFGKYSGQSVKVDGEELLVMREEDLFAVIAK; this is encoded by the coding sequence ATGAAACTGCGTCCTCTTCACGATCGCGTGATCGTCAAGCGCCTGGAAAACGAAACCAAGACGGCCTCCGGCATCGTCATCCCCGACAACGCCGCCGAAAAGCCCGACCAGGGTGAAGTGCTGGCCGTCGGCCCGGGCAAGCGCAATGACAAGGGTGAGTTCATTGCCCTGAACGTCGCCGTGGGCGATCGCGTCCTGTTCGGCAAGTACAGCGGCCAGTCGGTCAAGGTCGACGGCGAAGAACTGCTCGTCATGCGCGAAGAAGACCTCTTCGCCGTGATCGCCAAGTAA
- a CDS encoding H-NS histone family protein, producing MSNIDVSKLSYAELVALSRQLEQQIEDKRSEELKVIADGYIKKIQAAGFSVEEAIEALQPYAAPRRNAADKRNGTAPVLYRDPANPANTWSGRGRPARWLSDYEAQGRARDDFKVDAT from the coding sequence ATGAGCAATATTGATGTCTCCAAGCTTTCCTACGCCGAACTCGTCGCGCTCAGCAGGCAGTTGGAACAGCAGATCGAAGACAAGCGATCCGAAGAGCTGAAGGTCATCGCCGACGGCTACATCAAGAAGATCCAGGCCGCCGGCTTCTCGGTGGAAGAAGCCATCGAAGCCCTGCAGCCGTATGCGGCCCCCCGCCGCAACGCCGCCGACAAGCGCAACGGCACGGCCCCGGTGCTCTACCGGGACCCGGCCAATCCGGCCAATACCTGGAGCGGCCGCGGTCGCCCGGCCCGCTGGCTGTCCGACTACGAAGCCCAGGGCCGCGCCCGGGATGACTTCAAGGTCGATGCGACCTGA
- a CDS encoding WD40/YVTN/BNR-like repeat-containing protein: MSLPFTGHPAVFPRLSRSTGALVIGLMSLLVGCGGGSDAVGLDDPPPVASGTAALVRVAAQGPGTACPSGGVRVDAGLDLDRSGALSDAEVSSTQYVCNGAAGANGANGSSGAPGAATLVRLRAEPAGSHCTQGGSQVLGGLDLDRDGVLADAEVTTTAYVCNGAPGATGATGATGAVGSAGHDSLIALAVEAAGANCTYGGQRVSSGIDLNGNQVLEAGEVTATAYLCSAAPADTRWVEVTGAAAQGEVNTGYLANASTNVVITLPTAPAIGDWIKVSGVGSGGWTIAQNAGQRITTRGLPGGLELHWTPQALTDNWVAVASSADGLRLLAASTTTLYTSTDGGVSWIARVAGPPWSAVASSSNGLKLVAVANGGSIYTSTDGGLNWVTDGTSRGWSAVASSTDGTHLVAAAYLGQIWTSTDSGATWTPREANRAWRAMTSSADGQVLVAGTNGDRLYVSTDAGVTWTARATTQYWWALAATADGKRLYATVDTGAIWVSNDFGTTWESQAANRTWRGITSSSDGRFVVAATSGGSLYESTDNGVTWRGTGDIGQWIAVASSADGMNLVAGNAGAAIQTGSRRSSTTLGTAGSLSGGQQDALQLQYVGGGVFMPISYVSANLGFVVR, translated from the coding sequence ATGTCGCTTCCGTTCACTGGCCACCCGGCCGTATTTCCACGCCTGTCGCGCTCGACAGGGGCCCTGGTCATCGGACTGATGTCGTTGCTGGTGGGATGCGGTGGCGGATCGGACGCGGTGGGCCTGGACGATCCCCCGCCGGTGGCCTCCGGCACTGCGGCCTTGGTGCGTGTCGCCGCTCAAGGGCCCGGCACGGCCTGTCCCTCCGGCGGCGTGCGGGTGGATGCGGGGTTGGACCTTGATCGCAGCGGCGCGTTGTCCGATGCCGAGGTCAGCAGCACACAGTACGTCTGCAACGGCGCGGCGGGCGCCAATGGTGCGAACGGATCATCGGGCGCTCCAGGCGCGGCCACGCTCGTTCGACTGCGCGCCGAACCCGCCGGCAGCCATTGCACTCAAGGGGGTTCGCAGGTGCTGGGCGGTCTGGACCTGGATCGGGACGGCGTCCTGGCCGATGCCGAAGTGACGACCACCGCCTATGTCTGCAACGGTGCCCCCGGAGCCACCGGCGCGACCGGTGCCACAGGCGCGGTCGGATCGGCGGGCCATGACAGCCTGATCGCCCTGGCCGTCGAGGCGGCCGGCGCCAACTGCACCTACGGTGGCCAACGCGTGTCCTCGGGCATCGACCTCAATGGCAACCAGGTGCTGGAGGCCGGCGAAGTGACCGCCACGGCCTATCTCTGCAGCGCCGCTCCCGCGGACACACGATGGGTGGAGGTCACCGGCGCCGCCGCCCAGGGCGAGGTCAACACCGGCTACCTGGCCAATGCCAGCACCAATGTCGTCATCACCTTGCCCACTGCGCCGGCCATCGGCGATTGGATCAAGGTGAGCGGCGTGGGAAGCGGCGGCTGGACCATCGCCCAGAACGCGGGCCAGCGCATCACGACCCGCGGCCTGCCCGGCGGCCTGGAGCTGCATTGGACGCCGCAGGCGCTGACCGACAACTGGGTCGCCGTGGCGTCGTCCGCTGATGGGCTGCGGCTGCTGGCCGCCTCCACCACCACGCTCTACACCTCCACCGATGGTGGCGTGAGCTGGATCGCGCGGGTCGCCGGCCCGCCGTGGAGTGCGGTGGCCTCGTCCAGCAACGGCCTCAAGCTGGTGGCCGTGGCCAATGGCGGCTCGATCTACACCTCCACCGATGGCGGGCTGAACTGGGTCACCGACGGCACGTCCCGGGGCTGGAGTGCCGTGGCCAGTTCGACGGACGGCACCCATCTGGTGGCCGCCGCCTACCTCGGCCAGATCTGGACCTCGACCGACAGCGGCGCCACCTGGACCCCGCGCGAGGCCAACCGCGCTTGGCGTGCAATGACCTCGTCCGCCGATGGCCAGGTGCTGGTGGCCGGCACCAATGGCGACCGCCTTTATGTGTCCACCGATGCCGGCGTCACCTGGACCGCCCGCGCCACCACCCAATACTGGTGGGCATTGGCCGCCACGGCAGACGGCAAACGGCTGTATGCGACCGTCGATACCGGCGCGATCTGGGTGTCCAACGATTTCGGAACCACCTGGGAATCCCAGGCTGCGAATCGAACCTGGCGGGGCATCACGTCGTCGTCCGACGGCCGCTTCGTCGTGGCCGCCACGAGTGGCGGGTCACTGTACGAATCGACCGACAACGGCGTGACCTGGCGTGGGACCGGAGACATTGGACAGTGGATCGCCGTGGCCAGCAGCGCCGATGGCATGAATCTGGTGGCCGGCAATGCCGGCGCCGCGATTCAGACGGGCTCCCGACGCTCGTCCACCACCCTGGGCACGGCCGGCTCGTTGTCCGGCGGTCAGCAGGACGCCTTGCAACTTCAGTATGTCGGCGGCGGGGTGTTCATGCCGATCAGCTATGTCTCGGCCAATCTGGGGTTTGTGGTGCGCTGA
- a CDS encoding DUF4832 domain-containing protein, whose product MTSRSSSPLALPSIFPSSAAIRAWRHGLALSVFAALVACGGGGSGASSDSGPSASDPSASTPTTGIGTGTGSGSGSGSGTGTGTGTGTGTGTGGTTPTDPATPVRTTSFTATDVELPNPERGFFRWAWTKLDALAAADVQDAYAKGYRLLYTPLDLSAYRDHDLPASLLTQLDTAFARARAGGVKLVVRAVYNYPASETDYQNAQDAPLPRVLGHIGQLKPVLQRNADVIAYMQAGFIGAWGEWHTSSNQLTATASRTQIRDALLDAVPTSRFIQVRYPPYVMDWTPTLPSLQTALAGGYRVGVHNDCFLASTTDVGTFDDNATTRTAQRDYVDRLGDLAPFGGETCDPADESSPTPRTSCADILAEGARYNLTYLNDEYFRTLFHDRWVQAGCMPEVQRKMGYRLQLVKASHPESVTRGQTLALSVTVRNTGWARVFNPRGLQVLLRDATTGAVRRVDATGADPRAWLPGADQVATLSITVPADLAAGSYQLWLGLPDGDSRLASDARYAIRLANADDTTLGQRWDATLGAFALGTSVTLK is encoded by the coding sequence ATGACTTCCCGTTCTTCGTCGCCGCTGGCGCTTCCTTCGATTTTTCCGAGTTCCGCCGCGATCCGCGCCTGGCGGCATGGTTTGGCACTGTCCGTGTTCGCCGCGCTGGTGGCGTGTGGCGGAGGCGGCTCGGGCGCGTCCAGCGACAGTGGCCCGAGCGCCTCAGATCCTTCCGCCAGCACACCCACCACGGGCATTGGGACGGGGACAGGCTCTGGTTCTGGATCCGGCTCCGGCACAGGCACAGGCACAGGCACAGGCACTGGCACTGGCACCGGCGGGACCACACCGACCGACCCGGCCACCCCGGTCCGCACCACGAGCTTCACGGCGACGGATGTCGAGCTCCCCAACCCGGAGCGTGGCTTCTTCCGCTGGGCCTGGACCAAGCTGGATGCGCTCGCTGCGGCGGATGTGCAAGATGCCTATGCCAAGGGCTACCGTCTGCTCTACACGCCGCTGGACCTCTCCGCCTACCGCGACCACGATCTGCCGGCCAGCCTGTTGACCCAGCTGGACACGGCCTTCGCGCGAGCGCGGGCCGGCGGCGTCAAGCTGGTGGTGCGGGCGGTCTACAACTATCCGGCCTCGGAAACCGACTACCAGAACGCCCAGGATGCGCCGCTGCCGCGCGTGCTGGGCCACATCGGCCAACTCAAGCCGGTGCTGCAGCGCAATGCGGACGTCATTGCCTACATGCAGGCCGGTTTCATCGGGGCCTGGGGCGAGTGGCATACCTCCTCCAACCAGTTGACCGCCACCGCCAGCCGCACCCAGATCCGCGACGCACTGCTGGATGCGGTGCCGACCAGCCGATTCATCCAGGTGCGCTATCCGCCGTATGTGATGGACTGGACGCCGACCCTGCCCAGCCTGCAGACGGCGCTGGCCGGCGGTTACCGCGTCGGTGTTCACAACGATTGCTTCCTGGCCAGCACGACCGACGTCGGCACCTTTGACGACAACGCCACCACACGGACCGCGCAGCGCGATTACGTCGATCGACTGGGTGATCTGGCCCCGTTCGGCGGCGAGACCTGCGACCCGGCGGATGAATCGTCACCCACGCCGCGCACCAGCTGTGCCGACATCCTGGCCGAGGGCGCCCGCTACAACCTCACCTATCTGAACGACGAGTACTTCCGGACCCTGTTCCATGACCGATGGGTGCAGGCGGGCTGCATGCCCGAGGTCCAGCGCAAGATGGGCTATCGGCTGCAACTGGTGAAGGCCTCGCATCCGGAATCGGTGACCCGCGGGCAGACCTTGGCGCTGTCGGTCACCGTGCGCAACACCGGCTGGGCCCGGGTGTTCAATCCGCGCGGTCTTCAGGTGCTGCTGCGTGACGCGACCACCGGCGCCGTGCGGCGGGTGGATGCCACCGGTGCGGATCCTCGCGCCTGGCTGCCCGGCGCGGACCAGGTGGCGACACTCAGCATCACCGTCCCGGCCGACCTGGCTGCGGGCAGCTATCAGTTGTGGCTCGGGCTGCCGGATGGCGACAGTCGCCTCGCCAGCGATGCGCGCTATGCGATCCGACTGGCCAATGCGGACGACACGACGCTGGGCCAGCGCTGGGACGCCACCCTGGGCGCCTTCGCGCTCGGGACCTCGGTGACCTTGAAGTGA
- a CDS encoding DUF2845 domain-containing protein: MTTRIGPLALSRRVALGALLLIGASAQAQSLRCSDNGVREGDSKLSLLRACGQPTLSDAYCVPIYTPGDPGRNGQVQPVYSGCVMTDEWLYDRGPGNLAAVVKIREGRIISIRFGEQGR, encoded by the coding sequence ATGACAACAAGAATCGGCCCCCTGGCACTGTCCCGGCGGGTGGCCCTCGGCGCCTTGCTGCTGATCGGTGCCAGTGCGCAGGCGCAGTCGCTGCGGTGCAGCGACAACGGCGTCCGGGAGGGCGATTCCAAGCTGTCGCTGCTGCGTGCCTGCGGCCAACCCACCTTGTCCGACGCTTACTGCGTGCCCATCTACACGCCCGGCGACCCCGGCCGCAATGGCCAGGTGCAACCGGTCTACAGCGGCTGCGTGATGACCGATGAATGGTTGTATGACCGGGGGCCGGGCAACCTGGCGGCGGTGGTGAAGATTCGCGAGGGCCGGATCATTTCGATCCGGTTCGGCGAGCAGGGCCGCTGA
- a CDS encoding chitosanase, with the protein MTHRLRKASGRSSASALMTAPLLLAIAGACLTACGGGNDDEAGTSVFGKTAEAGSDARATAQAAAGAAATVVLRAGVYTIAHAASGRCVDVAGAGTADGVRLQIAACSRNPAQSFDIAELGNGLYKLTNAGSGKVLDIAGASLAEGAALQQWTDNGTGAQQFRVQHLGGDRFAMVNQSSGLCVDVQGGRLTDGTPLQQSTCNGSANQQLRLLPRTGSLSGAVAVGLYTVQSAESGLCLDIGGTATADGAPLQQNRCGTQASQRFEFRGETGGSYRLVNLASGKSLDVSDVSMANGARLQQWAGANSDNQRFILSSTGDGVSLKARHSGRCLDVTDHATTAGTPIQQWDCAGSANQRWRLTASGTPAPSPSPAPSPAPAPGPAPAPAPAPAPAPAPAPAPAPAPAPADLTDARMKDIAMQIVSSAENSSLDWRAQYRYIQDIRDGRGYTAGIIGFCSGTGDMLELVQHYNTLRPGNVLAKYLNALKSVNGSDSHAGLDPNFTTDWRTASADVVFQQAQDSERDRSYFNPSVQQAKSDGLKALGQFIYYDAIVMHGPGNSGVSFGGIRKAAMAKARPPAQGGDEATYLNAFLDARVAAMKTEEAHSDVTRVETAQRVWLKAGNLTLKTPLSWKVYGDSYTIK; encoded by the coding sequence ATGACCCATCGACTCCGCAAGGCCAGCGGCCGCTCCTCGGCCTCCGCCCTGATGACGGCCCCGTTGCTGCTGGCGATCGCCGGCGCCTGCCTCACCGCCTGTGGCGGCGGCAATGACGACGAAGCCGGCACCAGCGTGTTCGGCAAGACCGCCGAGGCCGGCTCCGACGCCCGCGCGACCGCGCAAGCCGCAGCAGGCGCCGCCGCCACGGTGGTGCTGCGAGCGGGCGTCTACACCATCGCCCATGCGGCCAGCGGTCGCTGCGTCGATGTGGCCGGCGCGGGCACGGCGGATGGGGTCCGTCTGCAGATCGCGGCCTGCAGTCGCAACCCAGCGCAGTCGTTCGACATCGCCGAGCTGGGCAATGGCTTGTACAAGCTCACCAACGCGGGCAGCGGCAAGGTCCTGGACATCGCCGGGGCCTCGCTGGCGGAAGGTGCCGCGCTGCAGCAATGGACGGACAACGGCACCGGTGCGCAGCAGTTCCGCGTTCAGCATCTGGGTGGCGACCGGTTCGCGATGGTCAATCAGAGCAGCGGCCTGTGCGTGGACGTGCAAGGCGGTCGACTGACCGACGGCACGCCGCTGCAGCAGTCGACCTGCAACGGCTCGGCGAATCAGCAACTGCGGCTGCTTCCTCGAACCGGCAGCCTGAGCGGCGCGGTGGCGGTCGGCCTCTACACCGTTCAGTCGGCCGAGTCCGGGCTGTGTCTGGACATCGGCGGCACAGCGACAGCGGACGGCGCACCGCTGCAGCAAAACCGCTGCGGCACCCAGGCCTCGCAACGCTTCGAGTTTCGCGGCGAGACCGGTGGCAGCTATCGGCTGGTGAACCTGGCCAGCGGCAAGTCGCTCGATGTGAGCGACGTGTCGATGGCCAATGGCGCACGGCTTCAGCAATGGGCAGGCGCCAACAGCGACAACCAGCGCTTCATTTTGAGCAGCACCGGCGACGGCGTCAGCCTCAAGGCGCGCCACAGCGGCCGGTGCCTGGACGTGACTGACCATGCGACGACCGCCGGCACGCCGATCCAGCAATGGGATTGCGCCGGCAGCGCCAACCAGCGCTGGCGTCTGACCGCCAGCGGCACACCGGCACCCTCGCCATCTCCGGCACCGTCGCCTGCTCCGGCACCAGGACCAGCACCAGCACCGGCACCGGCACCGGCACCGGCACCAGCACCGGCCCCGGCTCCTGCTCCTGCTCCGGCACCGGCGGACCTCACCGATGCCCGCATGAAGGACATCGCCATGCAGATCGTCTCCAGCGCCGAGAACTCGTCGCTGGACTGGCGCGCCCAGTACCGCTACATCCAGGACATCCGGGATGGTCGCGGCTACACCGCCGGCATCATCGGCTTCTGCTCTGGCACCGGTGACATGCTGGAGCTGGTCCAACACTACAACACGCTGCGGCCAGGCAATGTGCTGGCCAAGTACCTGAACGCGCTCAAGTCGGTGAACGGCAGCGACTCGCATGCGGGCCTGGACCCGAACTTCACCACCGATTGGCGCACCGCTTCGGCCGATGTCGTGTTCCAGCAGGCGCAAGACAGCGAGCGTGACCGGAGCTACTTCAATCCCTCGGTCCAGCAGGCGAAGTCCGACGGCCTGAAGGCGCTCGGCCAGTTCATCTACTACGACGCGATCGTGATGCACGGCCCGGGCAACAGCGGCGTGAGTTTCGGTGGTATCCGCAAGGCCGCGATGGCCAAGGCGCGCCCACCCGCCCAAGGTGGCGATGAGGCGACCTATCTGAATGCCTTCCTCGATGCCCGCGTGGCCGCAATGAAGACTGAAGAAGCGCACAGCGACGTCACCCGCGTGGAGACCGCGCAGCGCGTCTGGCTCAAGGCCGGCAACCTGACGCTGAAGACGCCGCTGTCCTGGAAGGTGTACGGGGACAGCTACACCATCAAATGA